The Corynebacterium simulans genome contains a region encoding:
- a CDS encoding alpha/beta fold hydrolase — protein sequence MALVGKRVLKVAGLIVTAIVALAAAGAGGWAWYTTTYHSRLVRSLEKAGYQEHRVSVDHVKLNVGVSEPRDGSPIVLIHGQASGWRQYGYALRDLSKDRQVYAIDVPGHGKSERLESYRAVEVADVLSRYIETIGQPVVLSGHSSGGQLAALIAARHPELVSFLVLEDPPLFATELPEARNTWNYQDLAVSTHEFLSSGETDWQAYQWRSQKMWQYFGDSAQGFIGDGLAYHSRHPGAPIALWTMPPEMNEAQVYIMDYDPAFGDAFFTGLWNEGFDQEATLAAIQAPVTYIHCQARYDGEILQAAASDEDAARAMDSLPAGAVKVEADSGHNFHVEKRKEFVEILLAGVG from the coding sequence ATGGCCCTGGTCGGGAAAAGGGTCCTGAAGGTGGCGGGACTTATCGTGACGGCAATCGTTGCACTTGCGGCAGCCGGTGCTGGCGGTTGGGCATGGTACACAACCACGTATCACTCGCGTCTTGTGAGATCCCTGGAAAAGGCTGGCTATCAAGAGCACCGGGTGAGCGTGGATCATGTGAAGCTCAATGTAGGGGTAAGCGAGCCAAGGGACGGTTCCCCTATTGTCCTTATCCATGGTCAAGCGAGCGGATGGCGCCAGTACGGTTACGCTTTACGTGACCTCAGCAAGGACCGCCAAGTGTATGCCATCGACGTTCCAGGGCATGGCAAGTCTGAACGCCTTGAATCTTATCGAGCGGTGGAGGTCGCAGACGTCCTATCTCGTTATATAGAGACAATTGGCCAACCCGTCGTATTAAGTGGGCATTCGTCTGGGGGTCAATTGGCCGCGTTGATTGCTGCGCGTCATCCAGAACTGGTTAGCTTCCTGGTGTTAGAAGATCCGCCGCTATTTGCCACAGAGCTGCCTGAGGCGCGCAATACGTGGAATTATCAGGACCTAGCTGTCAGCACTCATGAGTTCTTGTCTTCAGGAGAGACCGACTGGCAGGCTTATCAGTGGCGCAGCCAAAAAATGTGGCAATACTTTGGGGACTCTGCTCAGGGGTTCATCGGTGATGGACTCGCATATCACTCTCGGCATCCGGGCGCCCCGATAGCTCTGTGGACCATGCCTCCCGAGATGAATGAGGCACAGGTGTACATCATGGATTATGACCCAGCGTTTGGTGATGCCTTCTTTACGGGTCTCTGGAACGAAGGGTTTGATCAAGAAGCAACACTTGCGGCGATTCAAGCGCCAGTTACCTATATTCATTGTCAAGCGCGATACGACGGGGAAATCCTTCAAGCTGCGGCCAGTGATGAGGACGCCGCCAGGGCCATGGATTCTCTTCCCGCCGGTGCCGTTAAAGTCGAGGCTGACTCGGGCCACAACTTCCATGTAGAAAAGCGCAAGGAGTTCGTAGAAATTCTGCTGGCCGGCGTAGGCTAA
- the cas2e gene encoding type I-E CRISPR-associated endoribonuclease Cas2e, whose translation MFLVITTTSLPDHMHGYLSRFLSEVDTGVYVGNVSRRVRDNLWRRLSNAIADGSLTMINEDRTREQGFAVNTMGPRRRTIIDMDGLLLACTFSREHTQNRTETN comes from the coding sequence ATGTTTCTTGTAATCACAACCACCAGCCTCCCGGACCACATGCATGGCTACCTTTCGCGTTTCCTTTCGGAAGTAGATACCGGTGTTTATGTAGGAAACGTTTCCCGTCGTGTCCGCGATAACCTGTGGCGACGGCTTTCCAATGCCATCGCCGACGGCAGCCTAACCATGATCAACGAGGACCGGACCCGCGAACAGGGCTTTGCAGTCAACACTATGGGACCGCGACGCCGTACAATCATTGACATGGACGGCCTTTTACTTGCGTGCACGTTTTCGCGAGAACATACGCAAAACCGCACCGAGACAAACTAA
- the cas1e gene encoding type I-E CRISPR-associated endonuclease Cas1e, producing MAYSEDAITFSTIPADHQVRLEDRVSFAYVERAAIRQDRTGVVAYSVVDNSELEQRIQLPVGGLAVLMLGPGTSISAAAATSCTRSGTTIMFTGGGGVPAYTHATPLTSSARWAIAQAALVSNEAHQRKAAIKLYQRQLGIEEIADAPSISIMRGLEGRVMKQTYQTQAKKHRIKNFRRNTANDDPVNQGLNLANSMLYGCAASACAAIGVNPALGIIHRGNARSLLFDLADLYKPTISIPLAFACANEEDPLPALRKQLRREIHRKNLLVDMLEVLTEVLTPHLPSRDDDRLVSGRGDEVAGHTQYGRR from the coding sequence ATGGCTTACTCCGAAGACGCCATTACGTTTTCCACCATTCCAGCAGACCACCAAGTCCGCTTGGAAGACCGTGTCAGCTTTGCTTATGTGGAGCGTGCAGCTATCCGCCAGGACCGTACTGGTGTAGTGGCCTATTCGGTTGTTGACAATTCAGAATTAGAGCAACGCATCCAACTCCCTGTAGGCGGACTTGCAGTTCTTATGCTCGGACCTGGAACCTCCATTTCTGCAGCCGCTGCTACCTCATGTACTCGTTCAGGAACGACCATCATGTTCACTGGCGGTGGTGGAGTGCCGGCTTATACTCACGCAACCCCACTAACTTCCTCGGCGCGTTGGGCAATTGCCCAGGCAGCTCTCGTCTCTAATGAAGCCCACCAGCGAAAGGCTGCAATCAAGCTCTACCAGCGGCAACTAGGCATCGAAGAAATTGCTGATGCTCCGAGCATTTCCATCATGCGCGGACTTGAAGGCCGCGTAATGAAACAGACTTATCAAACCCAGGCGAAGAAACACAGGATCAAGAATTTTCGGCGCAATACTGCTAACGATGACCCAGTTAATCAGGGACTCAACCTAGCGAACTCCATGCTCTATGGATGCGCCGCTTCTGCGTGCGCGGCAATAGGTGTCAATCCTGCCTTGGGCATCATTCATCGAGGTAATGCTCGTTCATTGCTCTTTGATCTGGCTGATCTGTACAAGCCCACAATCTCAATCCCACTGGCTTTCGCCTGTGCCAATGAGGAAGATCCATTACCAGCGCTAAGGAAGCAACTACGCCGAGAGATCCATCGAAAGAACTTACTCGTCGACATGCTGGAAGTTCTCACAGAGGTACTCACACCCCACTTACCTTCACGTGATGACGATCGACTCGTCTCTGGGCGCGGCGATGAAGTCGCCGGGCATACACAATATGGACGGCGCTGA
- a CDS encoding CRISPR-associated helicase/endonuclease Cas3 has protein sequence MPATHSTFSSVWAKQHSLEESYPLLAHMCDAASMAGQLFDHWLRPGLQGYLREELGPHAREIVMWLVGTHDIGKANPFFQGQLLTHARQRPEERKIWSSVRNRIVENEELGFKLPPRALRGLHDVAAFRRHEQASASYLLGSLTVDASATQAWRCIPAMGHHGRFDTPNFGGDRTGTKEALWNTALASNGWNTAQKVLDHALREACGVTVFPDEVPTSAMILISGLTVVADRLVSAHEWVKQSQARCQTAELDLTQPKEWILTQAEPALARIREQLGIYSDWPSAEDALEAILQGYEPRPAQREAMTDPDGLFTIMSATGSGKTEAAILRHAQRKERMLFLLPTMATSNALMKRVQRIFSSTQNTAALAHGMATIEDFYSRPVTTFRDSNPLEDVGGLVPAEFVRSGMERMLASITVGTVDQALKAALPMKWTHVILLALANAHVIIDEVHTLDPYQAQLLKPLMQWLGTVRARVTLLSATLSQEQCNSLACTYTGYPLETNIDFPSILSHNSSSYTATPLDSTPYTLTYDITIANPSQIDAHVNWVRRMRAEYPIARIGVICNRVDWAQEISRRLNEAGEDVLLLHAAMTAGHRQAAADTLLRTIGPHGNGEGICVVGTQAIEASLDIDLDLLSTDLCPSASLIQRAGRVWRRRDPQRKHRLPGRDHMHLHIVAHQNYEHRENLPYMEALLNRTQRWLNSHNGRIEFPVECQDFVNTTSITLTNINDDQDIDAFAQDSRKHMAASNIQSNLEAVLKEDVRLSELTKLTEGTTALEDLRTRYVEGETVRALVLDDAGTIPGAITSIDLELTKPTQEDLKRILRSSINLRQGSFPPEDPRFLSNPWETSLLQYFRIVDLSDNYDPALGLIYGKAHS, from the coding sequence ATGCCTGCCACCCATTCAACGTTTTCTTCCGTGTGGGCCAAACAACATAGCCTCGAAGAAAGCTACCCTTTGCTTGCCCATATGTGTGATGCCGCTTCCATGGCAGGACAGCTCTTCGATCACTGGTTGAGGCCAGGCTTGCAGGGCTACCTTCGCGAAGAGCTGGGGCCACACGCACGTGAAATCGTAATGTGGCTGGTTGGCACGCACGACATCGGCAAAGCGAACCCCTTCTTTCAAGGCCAACTACTTACTCATGCGAGGCAGCGTCCTGAAGAACGCAAAATCTGGTCTTCTGTAAGAAACCGGATTGTGGAAAACGAAGAGCTGGGTTTTAAGCTCCCACCACGTGCTTTGCGAGGACTTCACGATGTCGCCGCATTTAGACGCCATGAGCAGGCTTCAGCTTCCTACCTCCTTGGCAGCCTCACGGTGGATGCTTCAGCAACTCAAGCCTGGCGCTGTATCCCAGCTATGGGTCATCATGGAAGGTTTGATACTCCAAACTTTGGCGGCGATCGCACAGGTACAAAAGAGGCACTGTGGAACACGGCTCTAGCCAGCAATGGGTGGAATACTGCCCAAAAAGTTTTAGACCACGCGCTTCGCGAAGCCTGCGGAGTAACAGTGTTCCCCGATGAAGTTCCAACGTCGGCCATGATTCTGATCAGCGGACTAACTGTTGTGGCCGACCGCCTGGTATCAGCCCACGAATGGGTAAAACAGTCTCAAGCACGGTGCCAAACAGCCGAACTAGACTTGACACAGCCGAAGGAGTGGATACTCACACAAGCTGAACCTGCTCTAGCTCGTATTCGAGAACAACTTGGTATCTATTCCGATTGGCCCAGCGCTGAAGACGCGCTAGAAGCAATTCTTCAAGGCTACGAACCACGCCCTGCACAGCGAGAAGCCATGACCGATCCTGATGGTCTATTCACGATCATGTCAGCTACAGGTTCCGGTAAGACTGAAGCCGCTATCCTACGCCATGCGCAACGTAAAGAACGCATGTTGTTCCTACTACCCACGATGGCGACCTCGAATGCATTGATGAAGCGTGTACAGAGAATCTTTAGTTCGACTCAAAACACTGCAGCGCTCGCACACGGAATGGCCACCATTGAGGATTTCTACTCCCGCCCCGTCACCACCTTCCGCGACAGTAATCCACTGGAAGACGTCGGCGGACTCGTACCAGCTGAGTTCGTGCGTTCAGGAATGGAACGCATGCTGGCCTCTATCACGGTAGGCACCGTGGACCAAGCGCTTAAAGCAGCACTTCCGATGAAATGGACCCATGTCATTCTGTTGGCGCTGGCAAACGCGCATGTAATTATTGATGAGGTCCATACGCTAGATCCTTATCAAGCACAATTGCTCAAACCATTGATGCAATGGCTAGGTACCGTGCGAGCACGCGTTACCCTTCTCAGCGCCACGTTGTCGCAAGAACAGTGCAATTCACTCGCATGTACCTACACCGGGTACCCGCTGGAAACAAACATTGATTTTCCCTCGATCCTCAGCCACAACTCCAGTTCCTATACAGCCACTCCGTTGGATTCAACGCCATACACGCTGACTTACGACATCACCATCGCAAACCCGTCTCAGATAGACGCACATGTCAACTGGGTTCGACGCATGCGTGCGGAGTATCCGATTGCTCGCATCGGGGTCATATGCAACCGAGTTGACTGGGCACAAGAGATATCCCGCAGGCTTAATGAGGCAGGCGAAGACGTCCTGCTTCTACACGCTGCGATGACTGCGGGACATCGCCAAGCTGCTGCCGATACGCTACTTCGCACGATTGGTCCACATGGAAACGGTGAAGGGATATGTGTTGTAGGTACACAAGCCATTGAAGCATCATTGGATATTGACCTTGATCTACTCAGCACCGACCTATGCCCGTCCGCTTCCCTCATCCAACGGGCCGGTCGTGTCTGGCGCCGAAGAGACCCACAACGCAAGCACCGACTTCCTGGGCGTGACCACATGCATCTGCATATTGTTGCCCACCAGAATTACGAGCACCGTGAGAATCTTCCCTACATGGAGGCTCTACTGAACCGCACGCAACGCTGGCTGAATTCTCATAACGGAAGAATTGAATTCCCGGTCGAGTGTCAAGACTTTGTCAACACAACATCAATTACTCTCACAAATATCAACGATGACCAAGACATTGATGCCTTTGCCCAGGATTCCAGGAAGCACATGGCAGCGTCGAATATTCAAAGCAACCTGGAAGCCGTTCTAAAAGAAGACGTTCGCCTAAGCGAGCTAACCAAGCTCACAGAAGGAACTACCGCACTCGAGGATCTCCGTACACGTTACGTCGAAGGAGAAACTGTACGTGCTCTCGTTCTCGATGACGCTGGCACAATTCCGGGTGCCATAACCAGTATCGATTTAGAACTCACGAAGCCCACTCAGGAAGATCTGAAACGTATTCTCCGCTCAAGTATCAACCTACGTCAAGGCTCTTTTCCTCCCGAAGATCCGCGTTTTCTCTCGAACCCGTGGGAGACTTCCCTACTGCAGTATTTCAGAATCGTTGATCTCTCCGACAACTACGATCCAGCCCTTGGACTCATCTACGGAAAGGCACACTCCTAA
- the cas6e gene encoding type I-E CRISPR-associated protein Cas6/Cse3/CasE — translation MKNMITTRYLTKAPAHALLSVAANSARRVSPASLNSPTFRHRAVMGLFPAFDDANPRSAAEILFRLETPAGQAPYFLIQSATEPTVSSCPDIVTKQVELQAPPTGTSVSFRISLNAIRRETFTNASGKRSYKVKPIPLDHEDTERTTFGPWLAQKLSPALDAVEVTNHRRAVLKDPKAEKGRMTLQIDAVDGIAVVRDTAALVSILTTGIGREKAYGCGLLSIRALS, via the coding sequence ATGAAGAATATGATCACCACTCGGTATCTAACCAAAGCACCTGCACACGCTCTCTTAAGTGTGGCTGCGAATAGTGCTCGCCGTGTGAGTCCCGCAAGTCTTAATAGCCCAACATTTCGTCATCGCGCAGTCATGGGTCTTTTCCCTGCATTCGACGACGCCAATCCACGTTCCGCTGCAGAAATTCTTTTCCGTTTAGAGACCCCGGCAGGACAGGCTCCGTATTTTCTTATCCAGTCTGCTACAGAGCCCACTGTCTCGAGCTGTCCAGACATTGTGACTAAGCAAGTTGAGCTTCAGGCTCCGCCTACTGGAACTTCAGTAAGTTTTCGCATTAGTCTCAACGCTATTCGTCGCGAGACATTCACTAATGCTTCCGGTAAGCGTTCGTACAAAGTTAAGCCCATCCCGTTGGATCATGAGGATACGGAACGAACCACATTTGGCCCCTGGCTGGCACAGAAGTTATCTCCCGCCTTAGATGCTGTGGAGGTTACCAACCACCGGCGCGCTGTACTCAAAGATCCTAAGGCTGAAAAGGGGCGTATGACGCTACAAATAGATGCTGTGGATGGCATCGCCGTAGTACGCGACACCGCAGCACTCGTATCCATTTTGACTACTGGAATCGGCCGAGAAAAGGCTTACGGCTGTGGTCTACTATCTATCCGCGCTCTAAGTTAG
- the cas5e gene encoding type I-E CRISPR-associated protein Cas5/CasD: MTSLSRLWSGFSMPSSTYIRLAGPLQSWAGLAVSGNFVRTEPRPTLSALRGLLAASLGAKRGQWPTWIDDVHFTLREDKTPKYVDDFHTIGDREDEFTFRRRLAIMQQMKATSVKQLKFTPAVGATSISRRTYLAESEFIVRATLEGHTEEIDQAFASPVFSVYLGRKAFPATFPFYLGTGPAEMLSLIPALAPNASSKATVRIFEPSLGSGVSPESMSVPAVATRTDWLKGIKELSLHRHSTIQR; the protein is encoded by the coding sequence ATGACTTCATTATCCAGGTTGTGGAGTGGATTCTCGATGCCTAGTTCCACCTATATCCGTCTTGCGGGACCCCTCCAGTCGTGGGCGGGTCTGGCTGTATCGGGAAATTTTGTCCGTACTGAGCCTCGCCCTACGCTCAGCGCGCTCCGTGGGCTACTGGCTGCGAGTCTAGGTGCGAAAAGAGGGCAGTGGCCAACGTGGATCGATGACGTGCATTTCACCTTGCGGGAGGATAAGACTCCAAAATATGTTGATGATTTTCACACCATCGGTGACAGGGAAGATGAATTTACTTTCCGACGGCGCCTTGCAATCATGCAGCAAATGAAGGCTACCTCTGTGAAGCAGCTTAAGTTCACCCCTGCCGTGGGTGCGACTTCTATCAGCCGACGCACGTACCTAGCCGAATCTGAATTCATTGTACGTGCCACTCTGGAAGGCCACACGGAGGAGATAGATCAGGCTTTTGCCAGCCCTGTCTTCTCTGTTTATCTAGGTCGAAAAGCTTTTCCAGCAACGTTCCCGTTCTATCTGGGAACTGGGCCAGCAGAGATGCTGTCGCTCATCCCCGCCCTTGCTCCTAACGCGTCGAGTAAAGCGACTGTGCGAATCTTTGAACCATCGCTCGGTTCCGGAGTGTCCCCAGAGAGCATGAGTGTTCCCGCTGTTGCGACCCGAACGGACTGGCTCAAAGGCATCAAGGAGCTCAGCCTGCACCGCCACTCCACCATTCAACGGTAG
- the cas7e gene encoding type I-E CRISPR-associated protein Cas7/Cse4/CasC: protein MSRHLTINILSSIPFSNLNRDDTGVPKRTMHGGVLRALHSSQSIKRGVRLRYEDASGNISIRSGKLADEIVTKAVELNPELDQKAALKEAKKIIGTLTKATASEGESDRSTWLSGEELLTAATKIAGNQESEDSGFINGTKTGSLAIAAFGRMFANAPTSNTEAAISVSPAITTHAATIDTDYFSTVDDIRERNNDSGATFLGVSQYTSGIFYRTVTIDKVQLKESWTGFDSEDAAQNLSELLRAIVYGQPRGKENSTAPYTLPAVVFAEEQRARVAYDFEQPVTPQGDGGFLVPSIEALAEQYQQARFFDPANFGPVEVLSGTHKDLDGKLGHLSPVSLDDFIIQVVEWILDA, encoded by the coding sequence ATGTCGCGTCACCTCACTATCAATATCCTGTCCAGCATTCCATTCTCCAACCTCAATCGCGATGACACCGGCGTTCCAAAGCGCACGATGCATGGTGGAGTTCTCCGTGCCCTGCACTCCTCGCAGTCCATCAAGCGCGGCGTCCGCCTGCGCTACGAAGATGCTTCCGGCAACATTTCCATCCGATCTGGCAAGTTGGCAGATGAGATTGTCACAAAAGCTGTAGAGCTAAACCCAGAACTGGATCAGAAAGCTGCACTAAAGGAAGCCAAGAAGATTATTGGCACGTTGACCAAAGCAACGGCTTCTGAGGGAGAATCTGACCGTTCGACATGGTTGTCTGGTGAGGAACTCCTCACAGCAGCAACAAAGATCGCTGGTAACCAAGAGTCTGAGGACTCAGGCTTCATTAACGGCACTAAGACGGGATCCCTGGCAATCGCCGCATTTGGCCGTATGTTCGCCAACGCCCCAACCAGCAACACCGAAGCCGCAATCAGTGTTTCTCCGGCAATTACTACCCATGCCGCTACCATCGACACCGATTATTTCTCCACGGTCGATGACATCCGTGAGCGTAACAATGACTCCGGAGCGACGTTCCTAGGAGTTAGCCAATACACCAGCGGCATCTTCTATCGGACCGTAACGATTGACAAAGTGCAGCTAAAAGAAAGCTGGACCGGGTTTGACTCTGAAGACGCTGCGCAAAACCTCAGCGAACTACTCCGTGCTATCGTCTACGGCCAGCCACGAGGTAAAGAAAACAGTACCGCACCTTACACGCTCCCAGCTGTTGTCTTCGCAGAAGAACAGCGTGCCCGCGTCGCATATGACTTTGAACAGCCAGTTACTCCACAGGGCGATGGTGGTTTTCTCGTTCCTTCAATTGAAGCTTTGGCAGAACAGTACCAACAAGCTCGTTTCTTTGACCCTGCCAACTTTGGCCCTGTTGAAGTACTGTCCGGCACGCACAAGGATCTTGACGGCAAACTAGGACACCTCTCGCCCGTCTCTCTCGATGACTTCATTATCCAGGTTGTGGAGTGGATTCTCGATGCCTAG
- a CDS encoding type I-E CRISPR-associated protein Cse2/CasB: protein MNHTQSTPEWQPLLTWLTQSVRNYHDKPTSHSGSEWRRTRAFLRRGNSQSTEHYAYPFIFPLLPADASPTTRTVALRLAALVAEFDAVPHIDSQETGFRSLGQWCNLISRKLAPEQETLDPRHPDAVASRLVSLHTQNVDEAITTIRRIAALAGNTKDTPPLPVYDLFRIFFRWGNGFTESSQRVRRSVLQNYYSGFSTSASS, encoded by the coding sequence ATGAATCACACACAATCTACGCCAGAATGGCAGCCACTTTTGACCTGGCTGACTCAATCTGTGCGTAATTACCACGACAAACCCACTTCCCATTCCGGCAGTGAATGGCGCCGCACCCGTGCTTTCCTTCGCCGCGGTAATTCGCAGTCTACGGAGCACTACGCCTATCCATTCATTTTTCCTCTTTTGCCTGCCGATGCCAGCCCCACCACCCGCACAGTAGCGCTTCGCCTCGCAGCTCTGGTTGCGGAATTCGATGCGGTACCGCACATTGATTCCCAAGAAACGGGTTTCCGATCACTCGGACAATGGTGCAACCTCATCTCTCGCAAATTGGCTCCAGAACAAGAAACGCTAGATCCTCGCCATCCGGATGCTGTAGCCAGCAGGCTCGTCTCATTACATACGCAAAACGTGGATGAAGCTATCACTACTATTCGTCGTATCGCCGCACTAGCAGGGAACACGAAGGACACACCTCCGCTACCTGTGTATGACCTTTTCCGGATTTTCTTCCGATGGGGCAATGGCTTCACAGAAAGCTCTCAACGCGTTCGCCGCAGCGTGCTCCAGAACTACTACTCCGGTTTTTCCACCTCCGCTTCTTCCTAA
- a CDS encoding type I-E CRISPR-associated protein Cse1/CasA, which produces MRDALLRAHKHDFDITSSQPGFHFSSQVRLLAGITAVVLRHEAKTPAELLNLGLSEAAVDKALEELSAGAYLHDAQFPFMQRPAVNTSNPKDKATYVGPGTHPVKKLSPAMPPNESEDFANLLTANQERLSLEDAVMWLVTYHHLSVAGNNAYCGDKCVSGSPAMRFVGTENSATEVLWHGQSLLETLLMAIPQSWVKGTGLPAWADRTCAYSRHDGIVHPLWSATWTSNSPATAWEASELVGVRTGGVPPEWFLTEMGSKDQQKDWWTLRNQKDPFYLYINNGKELKLQRLDLGKDATALAINWAAQNKTAEFEKASSSHILPPTAEARLVFIRHRMEGTASSPNIRASDIFFPRDEEWAHDTNPGVQADIRLGANCIDKLHSTVIRPFRRENANERAGGKVPLVLDFLESSRGDVSEAFWRNMSHNFSLLLKECRSAKSEFIASPELRTGLHTASMAAFDSVTQPHFGQEPARIAHVRAGVEYWVKRHIKDFVAEDPDDPTT; this is translated from the coding sequence GTGCGTGATGCACTCCTTAGGGCCCACAAACACGATTTCGATATCACTTCTTCGCAACCCGGTTTTCATTTCAGCTCTCAGGTTCGACTTTTGGCAGGCATTACTGCAGTAGTACTACGGCACGAAGCCAAAACCCCTGCCGAATTACTCAATCTCGGCCTATCTGAAGCGGCCGTTGATAAGGCTCTCGAAGAGCTCAGCGCTGGTGCTTACTTGCACGACGCACAATTCCCATTCATGCAACGACCGGCAGTTAATACGTCCAACCCCAAGGACAAAGCAACTTATGTTGGCCCCGGGACTCATCCAGTCAAGAAACTGTCACCGGCTATGCCACCCAATGAGTCGGAAGACTTTGCCAACCTTCTCACCGCTAACCAGGAACGGTTATCTCTAGAAGATGCAGTGATGTGGCTCGTGACTTATCATCACCTATCCGTAGCAGGCAACAATGCGTACTGCGGTGACAAATGCGTTTCTGGTTCCCCGGCGATGCGTTTTGTTGGTACTGAGAATTCGGCAACAGAAGTGCTGTGGCATGGGCAATCATTACTAGAAACCTTGCTCATGGCAATTCCACAGTCATGGGTCAAGGGCACAGGCCTTCCCGCATGGGCTGACCGCACCTGCGCGTACTCGCGCCACGACGGGATAGTTCACCCGCTATGGTCGGCCACGTGGACTTCTAATTCCCCTGCTACAGCCTGGGAAGCATCAGAGCTTGTTGGTGTCCGCACCGGCGGTGTACCGCCTGAATGGTTCCTTACCGAGATGGGCAGCAAAGATCAGCAAAAAGATTGGTGGACGCTGCGCAATCAAAAAGACCCGTTCTACCTGTACATCAATAATGGCAAAGAGCTAAAACTTCAGCGTCTAGATCTGGGTAAAGATGCTACTGCTTTGGCCATCAACTGGGCTGCACAAAATAAAACCGCGGAGTTTGAAAAGGCCAGCTCATCCCACATACTTCCTCCAACAGCTGAAGCACGCCTAGTGTTCATCCGGCACCGCATGGAGGGTACCGCTTCTAGCCCCAATATTCGCGCTTCCGACATATTCTTCCCTCGTGATGAGGAGTGGGCCCACGACACCAATCCTGGTGTGCAAGCTGATATCAGGCTTGGTGCAAACTGCATCGACAAGCTTCATAGCACCGTAATCCGCCCATTCCGCCGAGAAAACGCTAACGAGCGTGCAGGCGGCAAAGTACCGCTAGTTTTGGATTTTTTGGAATCCAGCCGCGGAGATGTAAGCGAAGCCTTTTGGCGCAATATGTCCCACAATTTCTCTTTGCTGCTCAAAGAGTGCCGTTCAGCCAAGAGCGAGTTCATCGCTTCCCCGGAGCTGCGTACCGGGCTACACACCGCTTCCATGGCCGCTTTTGATTCAGTCACACAACCACATTTTGGTCAAGAGCCCGCACGGATTGCCCACGTTCGAGCCGGGGTCGAGTACTGGGTAAAACGGCACATCAAGGATTTTGTTGCCGAAGACCCCGACGACCCCACCACCTAA